In the genome of Kitasatospora cathayae, one region contains:
- a CDS encoding GNAT family N-acetyltransferase produces MTAKLPTPVTLTGHHIRLEPLARRHVADLWATIGSEPEVWRWTMNLPPATEEELGAIIDARIAEGAGGESVEFAAVDLASGTAVGVTGYYDLNAKDEYLEIGGTMYARSVWRTAVNTEAKLLLLTHAFEDLGMGRVFWKTDALNERSRNAIQRLGAQYEGTFRRHRLRPTGIWRDSAYFSMLADEWPAAKFRLTERLSRG; encoded by the coding sequence CCGGCCACCACATCCGCCTGGAGCCGCTGGCCCGCCGCCACGTCGCCGACCTCTGGGCCACCATCGGCTCCGAGCCCGAGGTCTGGCGCTGGACCATGAACCTCCCGCCCGCCACCGAGGAGGAGCTCGGCGCGATCATCGACGCCCGCATCGCCGAGGGCGCCGGCGGCGAATCCGTGGAGTTCGCCGCCGTCGACCTCGCCAGCGGCACCGCCGTCGGCGTCACCGGCTACTACGACCTCAACGCCAAGGACGAGTACCTGGAGATCGGCGGCACCATGTACGCCCGCTCGGTCTGGCGCACCGCGGTCAACACCGAGGCCAAGCTGCTGCTGCTCACCCACGCCTTCGAGGACCTCGGCATGGGCCGCGTCTTCTGGAAGACCGACGCCCTCAACGAACGCTCCCGCAACGCCATCCAGCGCCTCGGCGCCCAGTACGAGGGCACCTTCCGCCGCCACCGCCTCCGCCCCACCGGCATCTGGCGCGACAGCGCCTACTTCTCGATGCTCGCCGACGAGTGGCCCGCCGCCAAGTTCCGCCTGACGGAGCGCCTTTCGCGCGGCTGA
- a CDS encoding ATP-binding protein yields MCLPQFGPSRGPLASEFRLDLSPPALPGMVGPIRRFLRDVLHSMGLDPDSACLILSELVTNALVHGEGRPGITLELRCGELYITVSDASGNQLQRQARDDSRASGRGLDIVEALSDTWGVELIGSYGKAVWAVAKLAER; encoded by the coding sequence ATGTGCCTTCCACAGTTCGGCCCCTCCCGGGGCCCGCTCGCCTCCGAGTTCCGGCTCGACCTCTCCCCGCCGGCCCTTCCCGGGATGGTCGGGCCGATCCGCCGGTTCCTCCGGGACGTCCTCCACTCCATGGGCCTGGACCCGGATTCGGCGTGCCTCATCCTCTCCGAGCTGGTGACCAACGCCCTGGTCCACGGGGAGGGCCGACCGGGCATCACGCTCGAACTCCGTTGCGGCGAGCTGTACATCACGGTTTCCGACGCATCGGGGAACCAGCTCCAGCGGCAGGCCCGGGACGACTCGCGGGCGAGCGGCCGGGGCCTGGACATCGTCGAGGCCCTCTCGGACACATGGGGCGTCGAACTGATCGGCAGCTACGGCAAAGCGGTGTGGGCCGTGGCCAAGTTGGCCGAGCGGTGA